One Aneurinibacillus migulanus genomic region harbors:
- a CDS encoding DUF309 domain-containing protein produces the protein MYPQALIDYLVYFHADRDYFECHEVLEEYWKSLPKAERSDMWVGLIQIAVGLYHHRRGNFVGAEKMFNSAIQRLHEEELEQYGFVGHELVKRLRIRKQELHEQKPYSDMDLPIHPEHLLAACENRCSERQVRWLSQSDLQNEFLLHKHKLRDRSDVLAEREAAILRRRNLLS, from the coding sequence ATGTATCCGCAAGCGTTAATTGATTATCTTGTGTATTTTCATGCCGACCGCGATTACTTCGAATGCCACGAAGTACTTGAGGAGTACTGGAAAAGCCTTCCTAAAGCAGAACGCAGCGATATGTGGGTAGGTCTTATCCAGATTGCCGTTGGTCTCTATCATCATCGGCGAGGCAATTTCGTCGGTGCAGAAAAAATGTTTAATAGCGCTATTCAACGCTTACATGAAGAAGAATTAGAACAATATGGATTTGTCGGACACGAATTAGTGAAGCGCTTACGCATTAGAAAACAAGAGCTGCATGAACAAAAACCATACAGCGATATGGATCTGCCAATTCATCCGGAACATCTGCTTGCAGCGTGTGAAAATCGATGCAGCGAACGTCAAGTTCGCTGGCTGTCACAAAGTGATTTGCAAAATGAATTCCTGCTGCATAAGCATAAATTGCGTGATCGAAGCGACGTGTTGGCTGAACGTGAAGCTGCGATCCTGCGTCGTCGAAACCTTTTGTCTTAG
- a CDS encoding FMN-dependent NADH-azoreductase: protein MTTTLFVKANNRPTEHSISGKLYHAFLDSYRASHPNDTVIELDLYKEQLPYLGHVMISGNFKSAQGIELTPEEKTVHDIVTKHLEQFIAADKVVIAFPLWNLTVPAVLHSYLDYMHRPGKTFKYTAEGSVGLLSNKKVALLNARGGIYVEGSSSEMAVSFVKKHLTFFGITDITTIVIEGHHQFPNRSDAIIWDGLQKAIQAAKTF from the coding sequence ATGACAACAACTTTGTTTGTTAAAGCAAACAATCGTCCGACAGAACACTCTATTAGCGGGAAGTTGTATCATGCATTTTTGGATAGCTATAGAGCCTCACATCCGAATGATACGGTGATTGAACTGGATTTATATAAAGAACAATTGCCTTATTTAGGTCATGTCATGATTAGTGGAAATTTCAAATCAGCTCAAGGAATAGAGCTTACACCGGAAGAGAAAACTGTGCATGATATTGTCACTAAGCACCTAGAACAGTTTATAGCCGCTGACAAAGTGGTCATTGCCTTTCCACTTTGGAACTTAACTGTTCCTGCTGTCCTACACTCGTACCTTGATTATATGCATCGTCCAGGTAAAACATTTAAATATACAGCTGAAGGCTCAGTTGGGCTATTATCCAATAAGAAAGTGGCTTTATTAAACGCAAGAGGTGGGATATATGTCGAAGGAAGTTCTTCTGAAATGGCTGTAAGCTTTGTTAAGAAGCATTTAACGTTTTTTGGTATTACCGATATTACTACGATAGTCATTGAGGGGCATCATCAATTTCCTAATCGAAGTGACGCGATTATTTGGGATGGGCTTCAAAAAGCTATTCAAGCTGCAAAAACATTTTAA